Below is a window of Burkholderia sp. FERM BP-3421 DNA.
GTCAGCATGCCGACGTCGATGGGCTCGTCCGCGTCCTTGAACGCAGCGATCAGCGTCGCCGGGCTGTCGTCGAGCACGTAGTCGGTGCGGATCGCGCCGTTCCACCACAGCACGCCGAGGTCGTGGTCCGGCAGCAGCCAGATGGTCTGCTGCCGCAGCGGCACCGGCTCGACGCCCGCCCGGTTCCCGCGCAGGATCATCGCCACCGCCGTCAGGCGCGGCAGCGCACCCACGCACCCTTCGCCGCGCGGGCCGAAGCCGCCGAGCTCGAAGCGGGCGCCCGGCGTCCAGCTGTCGTGACGCGACCATTGGTCCGGCGCGGCCAACTGGAAGTAGCGCAGGTCGACGTGTTCCGGCCAGCCCATGTGCGTGCCGTCGCGCGCCATCGCCTCGGCCGTGCCCGGCCGGCTCGGCATCCATTGGTGACGCTCGGGCCAGTCGCTGCCGAGCGCGCCCATCGCGGCCAGCGGGTCCGGCCCGACGCCGAGCGCGCCCACGCGCTGCAGCGGCGCGGAACCCGACGCCCGGCCGAGCGGGTTCTCGCGCGCGCCGCCCGCGACCGCCTGGGCCGGATCGATCGCGAGTCGTGCGAACCCATCGGATTGCGCCTGTTCGTCGACCGTCGCGCGACACGACACGGTCTTGCGCACGCCGTCGAGTTCGACCCAGGCGGCCCAGTCGATCGCGCGTCCGCACGCGCCGGCCGGCGCGCGCTGCACTGAATGCCCGGCGAGCAGCCACTCCGCGCAGCGCTTCGGCATGGCCGCCTCGGTCAGCGGCACCGACGGCGCCGCCGCCTTCAGCGCCTCCCAGACCGCCGCCTCGTGCACGAGGATGGCCGGGTCGCTGAGCCGGAATCCCACCCCGACACTGATCGCGAACATCGGCGTCGAGCCGATCTGGGTGCGCGTCGTCGCGACGAGCGCGGCTTGAGGTTTGATGTGTCGGACCGGCATCAGCTTTTCACCTGCATGCCGAGTTTCTTCAGATCCACGCCCACGTCCGAGTAGCTGGCGCCCGTATAGGAATAGCTGAAGCCCGTGGTCGACACGCTGCTGCCCGTGGTCGACACGCTCGACCCCGTCGCACCGACCGAGCTGCCGACCGTCGACATGCTCGATCCCGTCACGCTCGTCGAGCTGCCCGTGGTCGAGGTCGACACACCCACTATGCTGGTCGACACCCCTGTATTTGACATTGACGTACCGACGATACTGGTCGACGTGCCGGTCACCGACGTACTCGTGCCCGTCATGCCGTTCGAGGTACCGACATACGACTCCGAGACGCCTGTCGTGCTCCGCGACTGCCCGACGCATGACATGCTGACATCCGTCATCGATGACGAAATGCCTGTCATGCTGTTCGACACACCTACCACCGACGTGGTCGTGCCGGTCATGCTAGTCGACGTCCCCGTGAACGACGTGGATGTCCCCGTGAAACTCGTACCGACGCCGGTGAATGACGTGCTGGTGCCAGTAATTCCCGTCGACACGCCAGTAAATGATGTGCCGACACCCGTGAAGCTCGTGCTGACGCCCGTAAACGAGGTGCCAAGCCCGGTGAACGACGCCGACACGCCGGTGAACCCCACCGATAGGCCCGTGTACGACACCGCGATGCCCGTAAAGCTGACCGTGATCCCGATCACCGACGTCGACGTGCGCTTCACCGTGAGGTTTTTATCCTGGCCGACGGCCTTCGAATCGTTGCGCTCCACGGTGTGCTGCATGTCGCGTTCGGCGTGGATCATCACGCGCTCCGCGCCGCGCTGGTCGTCGAACGTCAGCTGGCTCGCGTTTTGCGCCTGCCCCGCCAGCTTGGTCGAACGCGACACCAGCCCCGTGTAGCGCGTGTCCTTCGGCAGGTCGTAGGGCGTCGGGTTCTCGCCGTTGTAGACGATCCCCGTCGCGAGTGGCCGATCCAGATCGCCGTCCACGTAGGTCACCACCACTTCCTGCCCGACCCGCGGCATCGCGATCACGCCCCAGCCCTTGCCCGCCCACGCCTGCGACACCCGGATCCAGCACGACGCGTCGGCTTCCGTCGTCTTGTAGCGATCCCAGTGGAAATGCACCTTGATCCGGCCCAGCTTGTCCGTGTACACCTCGGACACCTGCGGCCCCACCACCGTCGCGCTCTGGATGCCCGGCACCTCCGGACGCTTCGTCACGAGCAGCGGCCGGAACGGCTGGTCGTCGGCGAGCGCGCGGAACTTCACCGTCACGTTGCGGCCTTTCGACGTGCTGTCCGGGCCATCCTGGATGAACGACAACTCACTGCCGATCACGTAGTAGCGGCGATTCCGGTTCAGCGCCGGATAGCCGACCAGCGTGAACGCCTGGCCGGTCGTCAGGCCCCGCGCGTTCGCCTCGCCGACCAGCACGTGCGCATCCGCCTGGAACGCCTCCAGCCGCAGCCGCGCGAGACGCTCGCCCTTCTCGGCGTCCTGATACCCCGTCGCATAGTCGTAGTATTCGAGCTGCACACCCGACAGCCCCGGCCCCGGCTCCGTCTGCGCATCGCTGTCCAGACGATTCGACGGCGACCAGTAGTTGAAGTCGCGCAGCGCGACGTTGTTCGAGCGCACCCGCCGGGTCCGCTGCAGGCGCTGCACGCCTTCGCGTCCCTGGAT
It encodes the following:
- a CDS encoding type VI secretion system Vgr family protein gives rise to the protein MRLIELRSDVLAPSNIALSLTADERLSREPSYRLELLSRDPELDLDELLGTPLFADIDLGNGAVRTFSTYVFGGYDTGQLSGQYTYTLELKSWLSFLEENRNSRIFQNLTVPEIVEQVFQGHQRTDYRFDLESTYEPREYCVQFQETDLNFVKRLLEDEGIYFWVEHENERHVVVLSDTQRFEDQPSQSGQLQYLPDGEEGRAIQGREGVQRLQRTRRVRSNNVALRDFNYWSPSNRLDSDAQTEPGPGLSGVQLEYYDYATGYQDAEKGERLARLRLEAFQADAHVLVGEANARGLTTGQAFTLVGYPALNRNRRYYVIGSELSFIQDGPDSTSKGRNVTVKFRALADDQPFRPLLVTKRPEVPGIQSATVVGPQVSEVYTDKLGRIKVHFHWDRYKTTEADASCWIRVSQAWAGKGWGVIAMPRVGQEVVVTYVDGDLDRPLATGIVYNGENPTPYDLPKDTRYTGLVSRSTKLAGQAQNASQLTFDDQRGAERVMIHAERDMQHTVERNDSKAVGQDKNLTVKRTSTSVIGITVSFTGIAVSYTGLSVGFTGVSASFTGLGTSFTGVSTSFTGVGTSFTGVSTGITGTSTSFTGVGTSFTGTSTSFTGTSTSMTGTTTSVVGVSNSMTGISSSMTDVSMSCVGQSRSTTGVSESYVGTSNGMTGTSTSVTGTSTSIVGTSMSNTGVSTSIVGVSTSTTGSSTSVTGSSMSTVGSSVGATGSSVSTTGSSVSTTGFSYSYTGASYSDVGVDLKKLGMQVKS